A genomic segment from Lignipirellula cremea encodes:
- a CDS encoding HD domain-containing phosphohydrolase yields MTVANRHQYRTLIVDDQDAIHDDFQRILCGEIFRGRPLDAFKAEVLGAVQSAPPLPEFTLDSAHQGKEGLLAVQQARAQGNPYALAFVDVRMPPGWDGIETAQHLLEADEDLQIVLCTAYSDYSISEILEKFQGVNRVLLVKKPFDAAEISLMAVSLSEKWRLTRETRQLIRSQASHITDTQRVMKIVQSCHDELAMTHHELQDHAEFLAVRLQERTVELLGTRDVTMFALAQLAESRDPETGEHLRRMQAYAQRLADHLAIYGEYRGLIDKSWLDDFYRSTPLHDIGKVGIPDHILLKPERLTPAEFEVMKRHALIGAEALERAAHHGSGGFLTMAADIARHHHERWDGKGYPYGLKELEIPLSARVTSVADVFDALTSARVYKDAMSAEQARDIIVEGRTTQFDPAIVDAFLACYVDFLDIKETIDGEEPFIQPLPSAVKPDFGQMGLFASPASVT; encoded by the coding sequence ATGACCGTCGCCAACCGACATCAATACCGTACGCTCATCGTCGACGATCAGGATGCGATCCACGACGACTTTCAGCGCATTCTTTGCGGCGAAATTTTTCGCGGCCGGCCGCTGGATGCATTCAAGGCGGAAGTTCTTGGCGCCGTCCAGTCGGCTCCGCCGTTGCCGGAGTTTACTCTCGATTCGGCCCATCAGGGAAAAGAAGGTTTGCTCGCCGTGCAGCAAGCCCGCGCCCAAGGGAATCCGTACGCCCTGGCCTTTGTCGATGTCCGTATGCCGCCTGGCTGGGACGGCATTGAAACGGCCCAGCATCTATTAGAGGCCGATGAGGACCTGCAGATTGTGCTGTGTACGGCCTATTCGGATTATTCCATCAGCGAGATCCTGGAGAAATTCCAGGGCGTGAACCGGGTGCTGCTGGTCAAGAAACCTTTTGACGCGGCTGAGATCAGCCTGATGGCGGTTTCGCTAAGTGAAAAATGGCGCCTGACGCGGGAAACGCGGCAGCTGATCCGCTCGCAAGCCTCGCACATTACCGACACGCAGCGAGTGATGAAAATCGTGCAGTCCTGCCACGACGAGCTGGCGATGACCCACCACGAACTGCAGGATCACGCCGAATTTCTGGCCGTGCGCCTGCAGGAACGAACGGTCGAGCTGCTCGGCACCCGCGATGTGACCATGTTCGCCCTGGCCCAGCTGGCTGAGTCCCGCGATCCGGAAACGGGCGAGCACCTGCGGCGGATGCAGGCTTATGCCCAGCGGTTGGCCGACCATCTGGCGATTTACGGCGAATATCGCGGCCTGATCGACAAGTCCTGGCTTGATGATTTCTACCGCTCGACGCCGCTTCACGACATTGGCAAGGTCGGCATTCCCGACCACATTCTGCTCAAACCCGAGCGACTCACGCCCGCCGAGTTTGAAGTGATGAAGCGGCACGCCCTGATTGGCGCCGAGGCCCTGGAACGGGCCGCCCACCACGGCAGCGGCGGCTTTTTAACGATGGCGGCCGATATTGCCCGCCACCATCACGAACGCTGGGACGGCAAAGGCTATCCCTATGGCCTGAAAGAGCTGGAAATCCCGCTCTCCGCCCGGGTGACCTCCGTCGCCGACGTGTTCGACGCGCTGACGTCCGCCCGTGTCTACAAAGACGCCATGTCGGCCGAACAGGCGCGGGACATCATCGTCGAAGGCCGCACCACGCAGTTTGATCCGGCAATTGTCGACGCGTTTCT
- a CDS encoding HYExAFE family protein, producing the protein MVRRVNHYEAAFESYLRSLRIPYVGVDEAKRSLLQEGSIKSFDFIVSPTTGRLSWLVDVKGRRFPSGRRRQYWKNWTTDEELRSLSYWQTQFGPDFTASFVFAYHVVGEFAPVPLEHLYRFRDQTYGFTAVRLEDYLAWSRQISPKWSTVAISSPVFRRLARPAAALFQP; encoded by the coding sequence ATGGTCCGGCGCGTTAACCATTATGAAGCGGCGTTTGAAAGCTACCTGCGTTCTTTGCGAATCCCCTACGTCGGCGTCGACGAGGCAAAAAGGAGTCTCTTGCAGGAGGGGTCGATCAAAAGTTTCGATTTTATCGTTTCTCCCACGACTGGCCGGCTGTCCTGGCTGGTCGATGTCAAAGGCAGGCGGTTCCCTTCAGGTCGGCGGCGGCAGTACTGGAAAAACTGGACAACCGACGAAGAGCTGCGCAGCCTGTCGTACTGGCAAACCCAGTTTGGGCCTGACTTTACGGCGTCGTTTGTGTTTGCGTACCACGTGGTGGGCGAGTTTGCGCCGGTGCCGCTGGAGCACCTGTATCGCTTTCGCGACCAAACGTATGGCTTTACCGCGGTCCGTTTAGAGGACTACCTGGCCTGGTCGCGGCAAATTTCCCCCAAATGGTCGACCGTCGCGATCAGTTCGCCCGTTTTTCGGCGTCTGGCCCGTCCGGCGGCGGCACTTTTTCAGCCGTAA
- a CDS encoding vWA domain-containing protein: protein MSPPVQRPAPAGEACLPPPLPTRQPPLPNLGDRSSLAAPPFSAPPVSAPPVSAPPLASPAVPQVQVDDEEERPHSLRRWTQQGGSFFGSLVVHLLLILALGLIAVGPSPEQLQHELDRIVIHIPPNSLTEKDLLALEVNQSIRAQADQTAAEFAEQVVVGDNTDVGSGMERLDLSLDAKIFKNDLGGAKVTIDRLTLEMPSMSVVSLGVPDGAVGDPHAVVGDYDQALDRITEELLLMLADQKVLVVWCFDQSQSMKDDQQAIRARIERIYEELGVRREARDGGLTTGVTSFGAGFWLHTKKPTSDIDLIRAAIDEVPNDPSGEEMLCQAVGRAIEIHAPIAVKEERRIAMIVVTDESGNRQNNDQYLEQAVAYAKAANARVYVLGREAVFGYPYAHQRWLHPQTGREHWLQIDRGPETALIETLQTDGFVKRTDAHPSGFGPYEQCRLARETGGIFFMLPGLEVDIVRGENREYELQAMRAYRPDLRSRPELLAAMTDNPLQQVLTRIVQDLNPYRPDAAEVMQVRMTFSAQLDRLSKELLAEQANAGQYLGYLDAAAKTLEKARYYRDQAAPRQQANYDLMYAQVLAYTARRYEYMAALDHFIRHPPTDVPYEKPGFLRLRGWQVDTDPEIVGGEVTQDYIDRSTKMFEQIRIDHAGTPWAARAEWELQRGFGVKFTPSGYAYYGPPRQRPNNGGGGGKPRPAMQRPAPIPIPNL, encoded by the coding sequence ATGTCGCCGCCAGTTCAACGGCCGGCTCCTGCTGGCGAGGCGTGTCTGCCGCCGCCGCTTCCCACGCGGCAACCCCCGCTGCCCAACCTGGGCGACCGATCGTCCCTGGCGGCTCCTCCGTTTTCCGCTCCGCCCGTTTCCGCTCCGCCCGTTTCCGCTCCGCCGTTGGCTTCGCCGGCTGTCCCCCAGGTGCAAGTCGATGACGAGGAAGAACGGCCCCATTCGCTCCGCCGCTGGACCCAGCAGGGCGGATCGTTTTTCGGTTCGCTGGTCGTGCACCTGCTGCTGATTTTAGCGCTCGGACTGATTGCCGTCGGCCCCAGTCCAGAGCAGCTGCAGCACGAACTGGATCGGATTGTCATTCACATTCCGCCCAATTCGCTGACCGAAAAAGACCTGCTCGCCCTGGAAGTGAACCAGTCCATCCGCGCCCAGGCCGATCAGACCGCCGCCGAATTTGCCGAACAAGTCGTCGTGGGCGACAACACCGATGTCGGCTCCGGCATGGAGAGGCTCGACCTGTCGCTCGACGCCAAAATCTTCAAAAACGACCTGGGCGGCGCTAAAGTCACCATCGATCGCCTCACGCTGGAGATGCCCAGCATGAGCGTCGTTTCCCTGGGAGTGCCTGACGGCGCCGTGGGCGATCCGCATGCCGTGGTCGGCGACTACGATCAGGCGCTCGACCGCATTACCGAAGAACTGCTGCTGATGCTGGCCGATCAAAAGGTGCTGGTAGTCTGGTGCTTTGACCAGTCGCAAAGCATGAAAGACGATCAGCAAGCGATCCGCGCCCGCATTGAACGTATTTACGAAGAGTTGGGCGTGCGGCGCGAGGCCCGCGACGGCGGACTGACCACCGGCGTGACCAGCTTCGGCGCCGGCTTCTGGCTGCACACCAAAAAACCGACCTCGGATATCGATCTCATCCGGGCCGCCATCGACGAGGTGCCGAACGACCCTTCCGGCGAGGAAATGCTCTGCCAGGCCGTGGGCCGCGCCATTGAAATCCACGCCCCCATCGCCGTGAAAGAAGAACGCCGCATCGCCATGATTGTGGTGACCGACGAGTCCGGCAATCGCCAGAACAACGACCAGTACCTGGAACAGGCTGTCGCCTACGCCAAAGCGGCCAACGCCCGGGTCTATGTGCTGGGCCGCGAAGCCGTGTTTGGCTACCCCTACGCCCACCAGCGCTGGCTGCACCCGCAAACCGGCCGCGAGCACTGGCTGCAGATTGACCGCGGCCCGGAAACGGCCCTCATCGAAACCCTGCAGACCGACGGCTTTGTCAAACGCACCGACGCCCATCCCAGCGGCTTTGGTCCGTACGAACAATGCCGCCTGGCCCGCGAAACGGGCGGCATCTTCTTCATGCTGCCCGGCCTGGAAGTCGATATCGTCCGCGGCGAAAATCGCGAGTACGAACTCCAGGCGATGCGCGCCTATCGGCCCGACTTGCGGAGCCGGCCCGAACTGCTGGCCGCCATGACCGACAATCCCCTGCAGCAGGTGCTGACCAGGATCGTCCAGGATTTGAATCCGTACCGACCCGACGCCGCCGAGGTGATGCAGGTCCGCATGACGTTCTCCGCCCAGTTGGACCGCCTTTCCAAAGAGTTGCTGGCCGAACAGGCGAACGCGGGACAGTATCTGGGCTATCTGGACGCGGCCGCCAAAACGCTGGAAAAGGCCCGCTACTATCGCGACCAGGCCGCCCCGCGGCAGCAGGCCAATTACGACCTGATGTACGCCCAGGTGCTGGCCTATACGGCCCGCCGGTACGAATACATGGCGGCTCTCGATCATTTCATTCGCCATCCGCCCACCGACGTGCCGTACGAAAAGCCTGGCTTCCTGCGACTCCGCGGCTGGCAGGTTGACACCGACCCGGAGATTGTCGGCGGCGAGGTCACGCAGGATTACATTGATCGCTCGACGAAAATGTTCGAACAGATCCGGATCGATCACGCCGGCACCCCCTGGGCCGCCCGGGCCGAATGGGAGCTACAGCGCGGCTTTGGCGTCAAGTTCACCCCGTCCGGTTACGCCTACTACGGCCCCCCCCGCCAGCGCCCCAACAACGGCGGAGGCGGCGGCAAACCGCGTCCGGCGATGCAGAGGCCCGCGCCCATCCCGATTCCGAATCTGTAA
- the rpoC gene encoding DNA-directed RNA polymerase subunit beta' encodes MASPDVSYDRINDYASVKISLARPHDIRSWSFGEVKKPETINYRTYRPEKDGLFCERIFGPEKDWECACGKYRGMKYKGMICDRCGVKVTHSRVRRKRMGHIELAAPVVHIWFFKAMPSRLGNLLDMKTSSMEKIVYFQDYVVVDPGTTELEPQQLLTEEEYRAAREQYGEGSFDADMGAEAVRKLLGRLDLVSLSEQLRKELTETKSKQKSKDLTNRLKIVEAIRDSENKPEWMVLDVIPVIPPDLRPLVLLDSGNFATSDLNDLYRRIINRNNRLRKLVDLNAPEVIIRNEKRMLQQSVDALFDNNRCKRPVLGSSNRPLKSLTDMIKGKQGRFRENLLGKRVDYSARSVIVVGPRLRLHQCGLPKKIALELYQPFIIRKLKELGHADTIKSAKKMLERKDEEVWDILESVIQNHPVLLNRAPTLHRMGIQAFEPILVEGNAIHLHPLVCKGFNADFDGDQMAVHLPLSIEAQVEAHTLMMSTHNIFAPSNGRPIMSPSQDTVMGCNYITLMLPNRKGQGMTFSSVMEADLAHAQGVIDMHGLIKVRLPAGRRAKNAEGEYTTPGHLVETTFGRIMFNMMLPQGMDFYNMALKGSDLATVISDCYQQLGRRPTIALLDAMNQLGFHESTRSGLSFGTDDLVTPDCKASVIAGAEKEVLKFRKLYERGVITEKERYNQVLDIWTQAREQITKEMMEAMKNDDRGGLGYVNPVYLMANSGARGGIEQIRQLSGMRGLMAKPTGEIIETPIKANFREGLTVLEYFSSTHGARKGLADTALKTADSGYLTRKLADVAQNVVVTMHDCSTTQGITKGVVYRGEKVEVRLADAINGRVSRQSIVNPVTDEVIVRESEMITPSIARRIEGLGLEKIQVRSPMTCDAPLGVCRSCYGMDMSTGSMVEEGMAVGIIAAQSIGEPGTQLTMRTFHIGGSIDIDRQEHEYRAKHDGIAKFARMTFVKNSEGENVVLKRNGEIAILDPRGRELEKYDIPIGAILRCEENGEVKAGSVVCEWDPHSIPILTDVSGKVRYEDVVEGETMSVEADASGASRRTIIDHKGNLHPQMVVEDLDGKPQNVYFLPERATITVEEGAVVAAGSVLAKTPREASRISDITGGLPRITEIFEARKPKDPAVIAEVDGQVELMAEKRRGKRTIVVRSESGIEREHLVPHGKRFLVHTGDFVKAGHALVDGPLVPHDILRVSGEEAVQQYLLHEVQQVYRSQRVEINDKHVEIIVARMLRKVKIESAGDTNLLPGLIVDKFEFRRVNENLTKCVKIKDKGDSELESGKIYPKEYLDEVNSQIDALGGVPAKTERPRYATASTQLLGITKAAVQSSSFISAASFQETTKVLTEAALAGRVDYLVGLKENVILGHLIPAGTGFRTFQESEVRYRPEALQALVAEKDRTLVRSFPLLESADDTSNGDGDGASPSASANPTAPPANPEPSALDSLFRDDN; translated from the coding sequence ATGGCCAGCCCCGACGTCTCTTACGATCGCATTAACGATTACGCTTCGGTCAAGATCAGCCTTGCCCGACCGCACGATATTCGTAGCTGGTCGTTCGGTGAGGTGAAAAAACCCGAAACGATCAACTACCGCACCTACCGCCCGGAAAAAGACGGTCTCTTCTGTGAACGTATTTTCGGCCCGGAAAAAGACTGGGAATGCGCCTGCGGCAAGTACCGCGGCATGAAGTACAAAGGCATGATCTGCGACCGTTGCGGCGTGAAAGTCACGCACTCCCGCGTACGTCGCAAGCGCATGGGCCACATTGAACTGGCCGCGCCGGTCGTGCATATCTGGTTCTTCAAGGCCATGCCCAGCCGCCTGGGCAACCTGCTGGATATGAAAACCAGCAGCATGGAGAAGATCGTTTACTTCCAGGACTATGTCGTTGTCGATCCCGGCACGACCGAACTGGAACCGCAGCAGCTGCTGACCGAAGAAGAATACCGGGCCGCCCGTGAACAGTACGGCGAAGGCAGCTTCGACGCCGATATGGGCGCCGAAGCGGTCCGCAAGCTGCTGGGCCGGCTGGATCTGGTATCGCTGTCGGAGCAGTTGCGTAAAGAGCTGACGGAAACCAAGTCCAAGCAGAAGTCGAAAGACCTGACCAACCGGCTCAAAATTGTCGAAGCGATTCGCGATAGCGAGAACAAGCCGGAATGGATGGTGCTCGATGTGATTCCCGTGATTCCGCCGGACCTGCGTCCGCTGGTGCTGCTGGATTCGGGCAACTTCGCGACCAGCGACTTGAACGACCTGTACCGCCGGATTATCAACCGGAACAACCGGCTGCGGAAGCTCGTCGATTTGAACGCCCCCGAGGTGATCATTCGTAACGAGAAACGCATGCTGCAGCAGTCGGTCGACGCGCTGTTTGACAACAACCGTTGCAAGCGGCCCGTGCTGGGCAGCAGCAATCGGCCGCTCAAATCGCTGACCGATATGATCAAAGGCAAGCAAGGCCGTTTCCGCGAAAACCTGCTGGGCAAGCGCGTTGACTACTCCGCCCGTAGCGTGATCGTGGTCGGTCCGCGTTTGCGGCTGCACCAGTGCGGCCTGCCGAAGAAAATCGCCCTGGAACTGTACCAGCCGTTCATCATTCGCAAGCTCAAAGAACTCGGCCACGCCGATACGATCAAGAGCGCGAAGAAAATGCTGGAACGGAAGGACGAAGAAGTCTGGGACATTCTGGAATCGGTGATCCAGAACCACCCGGTGCTGCTCAATCGCGCCCCGACCCTGCACCGCATGGGTATTCAGGCGTTTGAGCCGATCCTGGTCGAAGGGAACGCCATCCACCTGCATCCGCTGGTCTGCAAAGGCTTCAACGCGGACTTCGACGGCGATCAAATGGCGGTCCACTTGCCGCTGTCGATCGAAGCCCAGGTGGAAGCCCACACCTTGATGATGTCGACGCATAACATTTTTGCGCCGAGTAATGGCCGCCCCATTATGAGCCCGTCGCAAGATACGGTCATGGGTTGCAATTACATCACGCTCATGCTGCCCAATCGCAAGGGCCAGGGGATGACCTTCTCGTCGGTGATGGAAGCCGACCTGGCCCACGCCCAGGGCGTCATCGACATGCACGGGCTGATCAAAGTCCGCCTGCCTGCCGGTCGTCGCGCCAAGAACGCCGAGGGCGAATACACCACGCCGGGCCATCTGGTCGAAACGACTTTCGGCCGCATCATGTTCAATATGATGCTGCCGCAGGGCATGGACTTTTACAACATGGCCCTCAAGGGCTCCGATCTGGCGACCGTGATTTCCGACTGCTATCAGCAGCTCGGACGCCGGCCGACGATCGCCCTGCTGGACGCCATGAACCAGCTGGGCTTCCACGAAAGCACGCGCAGCGGTTTGTCCTTCGGCACCGACGACCTGGTGACGCCCGACTGCAAGGCGTCCGTCATCGCCGGGGCCGAAAAGGAAGTGCTCAAGTTCCGCAAGCTGTACGAACGCGGCGTGATCACCGAAAAAGAGCGCTACAACCAGGTGCTCGATATCTGGACGCAGGCTCGCGAACAGATCACCAAAGAGATGATGGAGGCCATGAAGAACGACGACCGTGGCGGCCTCGGTTATGTCAATCCGGTGTATCTGATGGCGAACTCTGGCGCCCGAGGCGGTATCGAACAGATTCGCCAGCTCTCCGGCATGCGTGGTCTGATGGCCAAGCCGACCGGCGAGATTATCGAAACGCCGATCAAGGCCAACTTCCGCGAAGGTCTGACGGTGCTGGAGTACTTCTCCTCCACGCACGGCGCCCGCAAAGGTCTGGCCGATACGGCCCTCAAAACGGCGGACTCGGGTTACTTGACCCGTAAACTGGCCGACGTGGCGCAGAACGTGGTGGTCACCATGCACGACTGCAGCACCACGCAAGGCATCACCAAAGGGGTTGTTTACCGCGGCGAGAAAGTCGAAGTGCGACTGGCCGACGCGATCAACGGCCGCGTCAGCCGCCAGAGCATCGTCAATCCAGTGACCGACGAAGTGATCGTTCGCGAAAGTGAAATGATCACCCCCAGCATCGCCCGCCGCATCGAAGGCCTGGGTCTGGAGAAAATCCAGGTCCGCAGCCCGATGACTTGCGACGCTCCGCTGGGCGTGTGCCGTTCCTGTTACGGCATGGACATGTCGACCGGTTCGATGGTCGAAGAAGGCATGGCGGTCGGCATTATCGCGGCCCAGAGCATCGGCGAACCCGGTACGCAGCTGACCATGCGTACCTTCCATATCGGCGGGTCGATCGACATTGATCGCCAGGAACACGAGTATCGCGCCAAGCACGACGGTATCGCCAAGTTCGCCCGCATGACCTTCGTGAAAAACTCCGAAGGCGAAAACGTGGTGCTCAAGCGGAATGGAGAAATCGCCATTCTCGATCCTCGCGGTCGGGAGCTGGAAAAATACGATATCCCCATCGGCGCCATTTTGCGGTGCGAAGAAAACGGCGAAGTCAAAGCCGGCTCCGTGGTTTGCGAATGGGATCCGCACAGTATCCCCATTCTGACCGATGTTTCCGGTAAGGTCCGCTACGAAGACGTGGTCGAAGGCGAAACCATGTCGGTCGAAGCGGACGCCTCGGGCGCCTCGCGTCGTACGATTATCGACCATAAGGGTAACCTGCACCCGCAGATGGTGGTCGAAGATCTCGACGGCAAGCCGCAGAACGTGTACTTCCTGCCGGAACGTGCAACCATCACCGTCGAAGAAGGCGCCGTGGTGGCGGCCGGTTCGGTGCTGGCCAAAACGCCGCGTGAAGCCTCGCGAATTTCCGATATCACGGGCGGTCTGCCCCGAATTACCGAGATTTTCGAAGCTCGCAAGCCGAAAGACCCGGCCGTGATCGCCGAGGTCGACGGCCAGGTCGAACTGATGGCCGAAAAACGCCGCGGCAAGCGTACGATCGTCGTCCGCAGCGAAAGCGGTATCGAACGCGAACACCTGGTGCCCCACGGCAAGCGTTTCCTGGTGCACACCGGCGACTTTGTAAAGGCCGGGCACGCCCTGGTCGACGGACCGCTGGTGCCGCACGATATTCTGCGTGTTTCCGGCGAAGAGGCCGTGCAGCAGTATCTGTTGCACGAAGTCCAGCAGGTGTATCGTAGCCAGCGTGTGGAAATCAACGACAAGCACGTGGAAATCATCGTCGCCCGCATGCTTCGCAAGGTGAAGATCGAATCGGCCGGCGACACCAACCTGCTGCCGGGTCTGATCGTCGACAAGTTCGAGTTCCGCCGCGTCAATGAGAATCTCACCAAGTGTGTGAAGATCAAAGACAAAGGGGACAGCGAATTGGAATCCGGCAAGATCTACCCCAAAGAGTACCTCGACGAGGTCAACAGCCAGATCGACGCCCTGGGCGGCGTACCGGCCAAAACCGAGCGTCCGCGTTATGCGACCGCCAGCACGCAGCTGCTGGGGATCACCAAAGCGGCCGTGCAAAGCTCCAGCTTTATCTCGGCGGCCAGCTTCCAGGAAACGACCAAAGTCCTCACGGAAGCCGCCCTGGCAGGCCGCGTGGATTACCTGGTCGGCCTGAAAGAGAACGTCATTCTGGGACACCTGATTCCTGCCGGAACCGGTTTCCGCACCTTCCAGGAATCGGAAGTTCGCTACCGACCGGAAGCCCTGCAGGCCCTCGTCGCTGAGAAAGATCGCACGCTGGTCCGCAGCTTCCCGCTGCTGGAATCGGCCGACGATACAAGCAACGGCGATGGCGACGGAGCCAGCCCCAGTGCTTCGGCCAACCCCACGGCGCCGCCGGCCAATCCGGAGCCCTCGGCCCTGGACAGCCTGTTCCGCGACGATAACTAA